From a region of the Xanthomonas rydalmerensis genome:
- the pilB gene encoding type IV-A pilus assembly ATPase PilB, with amino-acid sequence MNAMTSNLVGITGIARRLVQDGALEEAAARTAMAQAAEAKVPLPQWFSEKKLVTAAQLAAANAVEFGMPLMDVSVFDASQNAMKLVSEELLQKYQVLPLFKRGSRLFVGISNPTQTRALDDIKFHTNLTVEPILVDEDQIRRTLEQWQASNDSLGSALGDDEGMDNLDVGGGDEDMGSGGDTGIDAKGEDTPVVKFVNKVLVDAIRRGASDIHFEPYEDDYRVRLRIDGLLKSVAKAPVKLNQRIAARLKVMAQLDIAEKRVPQDGRIKLNLSKNKQIDFRVSTLPTLFGEKIVLRILDGSAAKLGIDKLGYEPEQQKLFLDAIHKPYGMVLVTGPTGSGKTVSLYTALGILNDDTRNISTAEDPVEIRLPGVNQVQQNNKRGMTFAAALRSFLRQDPDIIMVGEIRDLETAEIAIKAAQTGHMVLSTLHTNDAPQTIARLMNMGIAPYNITSSVTLVIAQRLARRLCNNCKRPVQLPEKALLAEGFTEAEIAAGVQLYEAVGCDECTEGYKGRTGIYQVMPMNDEIAAIVLQGGNAMDIASAAQKIGVKDLRQSALLKARNGITSLAEINRVTKD; translated from the coding sequence ATGAACGCAATGACGAGCAACCTTGTCGGCATCACCGGCATCGCCCGCCGCCTCGTGCAGGACGGTGCGCTGGAGGAAGCCGCGGCGCGGACCGCCATGGCCCAGGCGGCCGAGGCCAAGGTGCCGCTGCCGCAGTGGTTCTCCGAGAAGAAGCTGGTCACCGCCGCGCAGTTGGCCGCCGCGAACGCGGTCGAGTTTGGCATGCCGTTGATGGATGTCTCGGTCTTCGACGCCAGCCAGAATGCGATGAAGCTGGTCAGCGAGGAACTGCTGCAGAAGTACCAGGTGCTGCCGTTGTTCAAGCGCGGCAGCCGCCTGTTCGTCGGCATCAGCAACCCGACCCAGACCCGGGCGCTGGACGACATCAAGTTCCACACCAATCTGACGGTGGAGCCGATCCTGGTCGACGAGGACCAGATCCGCCGGACCCTGGAGCAGTGGCAGGCCAGCAACGACTCGCTCGGCAGCGCCTTGGGCGACGACGAGGGCATGGACAACCTCGATGTCGGCGGCGGCGACGAGGACATGGGCAGCGGTGGCGATACCGGCATCGACGCCAAGGGTGAGGACACCCCCGTCGTCAAATTCGTGAACAAGGTGCTGGTCGATGCGATCCGCCGTGGTGCGTCCGACATCCACTTCGAGCCCTACGAGGACGACTACCGGGTGCGCCTGCGCATCGACGGCCTGCTCAAGAGCGTGGCCAAGGCGCCGGTCAAGCTCAACCAGCGCATCGCCGCGCGCCTGAAGGTGATGGCGCAGCTGGACATCGCCGAGAAGCGGGTCCCGCAGGACGGCCGCATCAAGCTCAACCTGTCCAAGAACAAGCAGATCGACTTCCGCGTCAGCACCCTGCCGACGCTGTTCGGCGAGAAGATAGTGCTGCGTATCCTCGATGGCAGCGCGGCCAAGCTAGGCATCGACAAACTCGGCTACGAGCCGGAGCAGCAGAAGCTGTTCCTGGATGCGATCCACAAGCCGTATGGCATGGTCCTGGTCACCGGCCCCACCGGCTCGGGCAAGACGGTGTCGCTGTACACCGCGCTGGGCATCCTCAACGACGACACCCGCAACATCTCCACCGCCGAGGACCCGGTCGAAATCCGCCTGCCCGGGGTCAACCAGGTGCAGCAGAACAACAAGCGCGGCATGACCTTCGCCGCGGCGCTGCGCTCGTTCCTGCGCCAGGATCCGGACATCATCATGGTCGGCGAAATCCGCGACCTGGAGACCGCCGAGATCGCGATCAAGGCCGCGCAGACCGGTCACATGGTGCTGTCCACCCTCCACACCAACGACGCGCCGCAGACCATCGCGCGCCTGATGAACATGGGCATCGCGCCCTACAACATCACCAGTTCCGTGACCCTGGTCATCGCCCAGCGCCTGGCGCGGCGCCTGTGCAACAACTGCAAGCGCCCGGTCCAGTTGCCGGAGAAGGCCTTGCTCGCCGAGGGCTTCACCGAGGCGGAGATCGCCGCCGGCGTCCAGCTGTACGAGGCGGTCGGCTGCGACGAGTGCACCGAGGGCTACAAGGGCCGCACCGGTATCTATCAGGTGATGCCGATGAACGACGAGATCGCCGCGATCGTGCTGCAGGGCGGCAACGCCATGGACATCGCCAGCGCCGCGCAGAAGATCGGGGTCAAGGACCTGCGCCAGTCGGCCCTGCTCAAGGCCCGCAACGGCATCACCAGCCTGGCCGAGATCAATCGGGTGACGAAGGACTGA
- a CDS encoding sigma-54-dependent transcriptional regulator, translated as MNETRSALVVDDERDIRELLVLTLGRMGLRISTAANLAEARELLASNPYDLCITDMRLPDGNGIELVSEIAKHYPRTPVAMITAFGSMDLAVEALKAGAFDFVSKPVDIHVLRGLVKHALELNNESRAAPPQPAPEQASRLLGASAAMDALRSTIAKVARNQAPVYILGESGVGKELVARTIHEQGARAAGPFVPVNCGAIPAELMESEFFGHKKGSFTGAHADQAGLFQAAHGGTLFLDEVAELPLPMQVKLLRAIQEKSVRPVGAATEVPVDVRILSATHKDLADLVAEGRFRHDLYYRINVIELRVPPLRERGGDLPQLAAAILARLAKSHGRPTPLLSPSALDALSSYAFPGNVRELENILERALAMAEDDQISAADLRLPQPGNHARSAAEAAPALPRGVVDIDPTSSALPSYIEQLERAAIQKALEENRWNKTRTAAQLGITFRALRYKLKKLGME; from the coding sequence ATGAACGAAACCCGAAGCGCCCTGGTCGTCGACGACGAGCGCGACATCCGCGAGTTGCTGGTCCTGACCCTGGGCCGGATGGGGCTGCGCATCAGCACCGCCGCCAACCTCGCCGAAGCGCGCGAACTGCTGGCGAGCAATCCCTACGACCTGTGCATCACCGACATGCGCCTGCCCGACGGCAACGGCATCGAACTGGTCAGCGAAATCGCCAAGCACTACCCGCGCACGCCGGTGGCAATGATCACCGCCTTCGGCAGCATGGACCTGGCGGTGGAAGCACTGAAGGCCGGCGCCTTCGACTTCGTCAGCAAGCCGGTGGACATCCACGTGCTGCGTGGCCTGGTCAAGCATGCGCTGGAACTCAACAACGAAAGCCGCGCCGCGCCGCCGCAGCCGGCCCCGGAACAGGCCAGCCGCCTGCTCGGCGCGTCGGCGGCGATGGACGCGCTGCGCAGCACCATCGCCAAGGTCGCGCGCAACCAGGCGCCGGTCTACATCCTCGGCGAATCCGGCGTGGGCAAGGAACTGGTCGCACGCACCATCCACGAACAGGGCGCCCGCGCGGCCGGCCCCTTCGTGCCGGTGAACTGCGGCGCGATCCCGGCCGAACTGATGGAAAGCGAATTCTTCGGCCACAAGAAGGGCAGCTTCACCGGCGCCCACGCCGACCAGGCCGGCCTGTTCCAGGCCGCGCACGGCGGCACCCTGTTCCTCGACGAGGTCGCCGAACTGCCGCTGCCGATGCAGGTCAAGTTGCTGCGCGCGATCCAGGAGAAATCGGTGCGTCCGGTCGGCGCCGCCACCGAAGTGCCGGTCGACGTGCGCATCCTCTCGGCCACGCACAAGGACCTGGCCGACCTGGTCGCCGAGGGCCGCTTCCGCCACGACCTGTACTACCGCATCAACGTCATCGAACTGCGCGTGCCGCCGCTGCGCGAGCGCGGCGGCGACCTGCCGCAACTGGCCGCGGCGATCCTGGCGCGGCTGGCCAAGAGCCACGGCCGCCCCACCCCGCTGCTGTCGCCCTCCGCGCTGGATGCCCTGAGCAGCTACGCCTTCCCCGGCAACGTGCGCGAACTGGAGAACATCCTCGAACGCGCCCTGGCGATGGCCGAGGACGACCAGATCAGCGCCGCCGACCTGCGCCTGCCGCAGCCCGGCAACCATGCCCGCAGCGCCGCCGAGGCTGCACCGGCGCTGCCGCGCGGCGTGGTCGACATCGACCCGACCTCCTCCGCGCTGCCGTCCTACATCGAACAGCTCGAACGCGCCGCCATTCAGAAGGCGCTGGAAGAGAACCGCTGGAACAAGACCCGCACCGCCGCGCAGCTGGGCATCACCTTTCGCGCGTTGCGCTACAAGCTGAAGAAGCTGGGGATGGAGTAG
- a CDS encoding pilin encodes MKKQQGFTLIELMIVIAIIAILAAIALPMYRDYVAKSQLAAALAEVSPAKTMLESKLQEDSTFVPATAADVGLQTTSPRCTTFGATATTLTCNTIKGNDIVAGATLTLTRANTGVWTCTITGGSVLAKHKPSNCT; translated from the coding sequence ATGAAGAAGCAGCAGGGCTTTACCCTGATCGAACTGATGATCGTGATCGCGATCATCGCCATCCTGGCCGCCATCGCGCTGCCGATGTACCGTGACTATGTCGCTAAGTCGCAGCTGGCTGCCGCGCTTGCTGAAGTGAGCCCGGCCAAGACAATGCTGGAATCCAAGCTGCAGGAAGATAGCACCTTCGTTCCGGCTACCGCCGCGGACGTCGGCCTGCAGACCACCTCGCCGCGCTGCACCACCTTCGGTGCCACCGCGACCACTCTTACCTGCAACACCATCAAGGGCAACGATATCGTCGCTGGCGCGACGTTGACGCTGACCCGCGCCAACACCGGCGTCTGGACCTGCACGATCACCGGTGGTTCGGTGCTCGCGAAGCACAAGCCGAGCAATTGCACCTAA
- a CDS encoding sensor histidine kinase, whose amino-acid sequence MPTSASLIDRIESIPRRELYFFALYRVLVAGLIAALVFSPLSVLVGEPRYPQLASTLATAYLAVALALLMWGRNEAHLAPIVGFSAVADIVAATLAAHALPAASAGIAMMLLFNVAAAAMLLRLRGGLAIALIASAATLAEYVWSVLDGADNTRSLAELAMFATSYLAVAYICNGLGQRARTSQRLAERRGAEVANLYEINELIIRRMRTGVLVVDAQNRVTLANEAASALLGDTDGNSGSGRLDLLSAAPELARRLQRWRNGWNQDESPLQLSPDQPEVQPRFARLLAEGDLTLVFLDDATVVSRRAESLTLSALGRFSASLAHEIRNPLAAINYASQLLEESPAIGDADRRLLQIIHQQCQRTNGIVESVLGLARRERSNPENLDLGAFVRRFVLEYRQTLSIETDSLEAILAPQPVHALVDPKHLHQILSALVHNALKYGRVMEEPARVRLRVAMQERNAVVDVMDRGPGIPEAVAAQLFRPFFTTSEHGTGLGLYIARELCRANQARLEYVSVPAGGACFRVALPGPHTMLSGDR is encoded by the coding sequence CGAGCCGCGCTACCCGCAACTGGCCAGCACCCTGGCCACCGCCTACCTGGCAGTGGCGCTGGCGCTGCTGATGTGGGGGCGCAACGAGGCTCACCTGGCGCCGATCGTCGGCTTCAGCGCCGTCGCCGACATCGTCGCCGCGACACTCGCCGCACATGCCCTGCCCGCGGCCAGCGCCGGTATCGCGATGATGCTGCTGTTCAACGTCGCCGCCGCGGCGATGCTGCTGCGCCTGCGCGGCGGCCTCGCCATTGCCCTGATCGCCTCGGCGGCGACGCTGGCCGAGTACGTGTGGAGCGTGCTGGATGGCGCCGACAACACCCGCAGCCTGGCCGAACTGGCGATGTTCGCCACCAGTTATCTGGCGGTGGCCTACATCTGCAACGGCCTCGGCCAGCGCGCGCGCACCAGCCAGCGCCTGGCAGAACGCCGCGGCGCCGAGGTCGCCAATCTCTACGAAATCAACGAACTGATCATCCGCCGCATGCGCACCGGGGTGCTGGTGGTGGACGCGCAGAACCGGGTGACCCTGGCCAACGAGGCCGCGTCGGCGCTGCTCGGCGACACCGACGGCAACAGCGGCAGCGGCCGGCTCGACCTGCTCAGCGCCGCGCCGGAACTGGCCCGGCGCCTGCAGCGCTGGCGCAACGGCTGGAACCAGGACGAAAGCCCGCTGCAGCTGTCGCCGGACCAGCCGGAGGTACAGCCGCGCTTCGCCCGTTTGCTGGCCGAGGGCGACCTGACCCTGGTGTTTCTCGACGACGCCACGGTGGTCTCGCGACGCGCCGAGTCGCTGACCTTGTCGGCGCTGGGCCGCTTCTCGGCCAGCCTGGCCCACGAGATCCGCAACCCGCTGGCCGCGATCAACTACGCCTCGCAGTTGCTGGAGGAATCGCCGGCGATCGGCGATGCCGACCGCCGCCTGCTGCAGATCATCCACCAGCAGTGCCAGCGCACCAACGGCATCGTCGAGAGCGTGCTCGGCCTGGCCCGGCGCGAACGTTCCAACCCGGAGAACCTGGACCTGGGCGCGTTCGTGCGCCGCTTCGTCCTGGAGTACCGGCAGACCCTGTCGATCGAGACCGACAGCCTCGAGGCGATCCTCGCCCCGCAGCCGGTGCACGCGCTGGTCGATCCCAAGCACCTGCACCAGATCCTCAGCGCGCTGGTGCACAACGCGCTCAAGTACGGGCGGGTGATGGAGGAGCCGGCACGGGTGCGCCTGCGCGTGGCGATGCAGGAGCGCAACGCCGTCGTCGACGTGATGGACCGTGGCCCCGGCATCCCCGAGGCGGTGGCGGCGCAGTTGTTCCGGCCGTTCTTCACCACCTCCGAGCACGGCACCGGACTGGGCCTGTACATCGCCCGCGAGCTGTGCCGGGCCAACCAGGCGCGACTGGAATACGTGTCGGTGCCGGCCGGCGGCGCCTGCTTCCGGGTCGCCCTGCCCGGGCCGCACACCATGCTCAGCGGCGACAGGTGA